Proteins from a single region of Paramormyrops kingsleyae isolate MSU_618 chromosome 9, PKINGS_0.4, whole genome shotgun sequence:
- the myh14 gene encoding uncharacterized protein myh14 isoform X3, protein MSAKTAGVATNDVTHFLSMGAGPASPTSVFSASSQADWAAKRLVWVPSEKHGFEAASVREERGDEVEVELTDSGRRVTLSREEVQRMNPPRFSKVEDMADLTCLNEASVLHNLRERYYSGLIYTYSGLFCVVINPYKNLPIYTESIVEMYRGKKRHEMPPHIYAISEAAYRSMLQDREDQSILCTGESGAGKTENTKKVIQYLAHVASSHKTGTLGRSKDTTDSSKAAQRATAMLGRSEQYGELERQLLQANPILEAFGNAKTVKNDNSSRFGKFIRINFDVAGYIVGANIETYLLEKSRAIRQAKDERTFHIFYQLLCGASESMRADLLLAGADQYRFLSGGSIPVPGQSDAENFTQTMDSMTIMGFTKEEALAMMKVISAVLQFGNVSFHKEKNSDQASMPDDTAAQKLCHLLGISVLEFTRAILTPRIKVGREYVQKAQTKEQADFAVEALAKATYERLFRWLVHRINRALDRRQRQGASFIGILDIAGFEIFQLNSFEQLCINYTNEKLQQLFNHTMFVLEQEEYQREGIEWNFIDFGLDLQPCIDLIERPAHPPGVLALLDEECWFPRATDRSFVDKLSGEQGSHPKFHRPRQLRQEADFSIIHYAGRVDYKADEWLVKNMDPLNDNVASLLHQSSDHFISELWREDIQTLPRVYFFDSYATLQTNGSDSGAVERIVGLDQVSSGGLGEGAGAVAFGAAGLKTKKGMFRTVGQLYKESLTKLMATLRNTNPNFLRCIIPNHEKRAGKLTPHLVLDQLRCNGVLEGIRICRQGFPNRIPFQEFRQRYEILTPNAIPRTFMDGKQACELMISALELDQNLFRVGQSKVFFRAGVLAHLEEERDLKITDTIIRFQSVARGYLARRAFLKKQQQLSALRVMQRNCAAYLKLRNWQWWRLFTKVKPLLQVTRQDEEIQAKEAELQKAKDKLSKVEQDFGDLERKHQQLIEEKAVLADQLQAEAELFAEAEEMRARLASRKQELEEVLGELEGRLEEEEERGVQLTNEKKRLQQNIQDLEEQLEEEEAARQRLLLEKVTLETKVKSLEAETLNLSEHRDRLNKEKKQLEERLSEVTDQLTEEEEKVKSLNKLKNKQEAVIADLEERLKREEQGRMEQEKWRRRMENEAVEAQEQLSELGLLSAELRGSLTQREKEITTLQGRLEEEGARRAEAQRALREAMSQVSELKEEVENERGMRERAEKQRRDLGEELEALRTELEDTLDTTAAQQELRSRREAELGELQRCLEEETRRHEAQLSELRVRHCAAIDSLQEQLDNSKRSRQSLEKAKAVLEEERSSLSGELKTLQGSRMESERGRKRAEGQLQELNARLAQSEREREEREERLHKLQSEIESLSASLSASESKSLRLSKEVSSLESQLHDAQELLQDETRQKLALGSRVRGLEEERAGLMERVEEEEERVKELNRQIQTHTQQLAELRRQLDEVNTAAEAGEECRRKLQRELEGACQRERTREEEKDRAERQRERLREEIEDMTVALQRERQNCTMLEKRQKKFDQCLADEKAVSARLAEERDRAEAENREKETRTLSLSRALQEATDQKEELERVNKQLRLDMEQLVNAQDDVGKNVHELERSRRSLETEAQSLRVQTQELEEELAEAENSRLRLEVTLQALRAQFEREISSKEEKGEEKRRALSKQVRELESQLEEERSQRAQAVSVKKQLEAELQEAEAQVEAATRGREEAQRQLRRLQTQMKDVLRELDETKLARDEVVAQSKDSEKRLQALEAELLQLTEELANAERIRRQAQQERDEMADEILNSSTGKSALCDEKRRLEVRVTQLEEELEEEQSNAEMLAERHRKTVLQVETLTVQLAGERTLTQKSDSAREQLERQNKELKVRLGEMEGALRGKHRLSVAALEAKIDAMEEQLEQERQERAVANKLVRKTEKKLKEVLMQVEDERRHADQYKEQLEKSMGRLRQLKRQLEEVEEENSRTNAQRRKLQRELEEMTDSSQSMTREIAALRNQLRRAPLPLSLRAARRPLVDDLSLENSDSEEPPASPSPSTGLPATPTPSEHSLEPQLPYGLTESE, encoded by the exons ATGTCTGCCAAGACAGCAGGGGTCGCCACCAACGATGTCACGCACTTCCTGTccatgggggcggggcctgcaTCCCCTACCTCAGTTTTCTCCGCTTCAAGCCAGGCTGACTGGGCAGCTAAGAGGCTGGTGTGGGTTCCCTCGGAGAAGCACGGCTTTGAG GCGGCCAGCGTGCGGGAGGAGCGCGGGGATGAGGTGGAAGTGGAGCTGACGGACAGTGGCCGGCGGGTGACGCTGTCCCGTGAGGAGGTGCAGCGCATGAACCCGCCACGCTTCAGCAAGGTGGAGGACATGGCTGACCTCACCTGCCTGAACGAGGCCTCCGTGCTACACAATCTGAGGGAGAGATACTACTCCGGCCTCATCTAT ACCTACTCGGGACTCTTCTGTGTGGTCATCAACCCATACAAGAACCTACCCATCTACACCGAGTCCATCGTAGAGATGTACCGGGGCAAGAAGCGCCACGAAATGCCCCCGCACATTTATGCCATCTCTGAGGCTGCGTACCGAAGCATGCTGCAAG ATAGAGAAGATCAGTCCATACTGTGCAC GGGTGAGTCGGGAGCCGGGAAGACGGAGAACACAAAGAAGGTGATCCAGTACTTGGCTCATGTGGCGTCATCGCACAAGACGGGCACGCTTGGCAGAAGCAAGGACACG ACGGATAGCTCCAAAGCTGCCCAGAGGGCCACTGCAATGCTCGGCAGG AGCGAACAGTAT GGGGAGCTGGAGAGGCAGCTTCTACAGGCCAATCCCATCCTGGAGGCTTTTGGCAACGCTAAGACCGTCAAGAATGACAATTCTTCTCGATTT GGTAAATTTATCCGCATCAATTTTGACGTGGCGGGGTACATCGTCGGAGCCAATATCGAGACCT ATCTCCTGGAGAAGTCCCGCGCCATCCGGCAGGCAAAGGACGAGAGGACCTTCCACATCTTCTACCAGCTCCTCTGTGGCGCCTCTGAGAGCATGAGAG CGGACCTGCTCCTGGCCGGTGCTGATCAGTACCGCTTCCTGAGCGGTGGCTCAATCCCGGTGCCGGGGCAGAGCGACGCCGAGAACTTCACACAGACGATGGATTCCATGACCATCATGGGCTTCACCAAGGAGGAGGCGCTGG CCATGATGAAGGTGATCTCGGCTGTGCTGCAGTTCGGAAACGTCTCCTTCCACAAGGAGAAGAACTCAGACCAGGCCTCCATGCCGGACGACACGGCGGCCCAGAAGCTGTGCCACCTGCTGGGCATCAGCGTGCTGGAGTTCACACGCGCCATCCTCACGCCCCGCATCAAAGTGGGCAGGGAGTACGTGCAGAAGGCGCAGACCAAGGAGCAG GCCGATTTTGCCGTGGAGGCTCTGGCCAAAGCTACATATGAGCGCCTCTTCCGCTGGCTGGTCCACCGGATCAACCGGGCCCTGGACCGCCGGCAGAGGCAGGGAGCCTCCTTCATCGGTATCCTGGACATCGCTGGGTTCGAGATCTTTCAG CTGAATTCGTTCGAGCAGCTGTGCATAAACTACACCAACGAGAAGCTCCAGCAGCTCTTCAACCACACCATGTTCgtgctggagcaggaggagtaCCAGAGGGAGGGCATCGAGTGGAACTTCATCGACTTTGGCTTGGACCTACAGCCCTGCATTGACCTCATAGAACGGCCT GCTCACCCACCAGGGGTGTTGGCTCTGCTGGACGAGGAGTGTTGGTTCCCGCGGGCCACGGACCGCTCCTTTGTGGACAAGCTGTCCGGGGAGCAGGGCTCACACCCCAAGTTCCACCGGCCCCGGCAGCTGAGACAGGAAGCTGACTTCTCCATCATCCACTATGCTGGGAGG GTGGACTACAAAGCAGATGAGTGGCTTGTGAAGAACATGGACCCTTTGAATGACAATGTAGCTTCACTTCTTCATCAGTCCTCTGATCACTTCATCTCTGAGCTGTGGCGTGAAG atATTCAGACTCTTCCTCGTGTTTACTTTTTCGACTCCTACGCCACTCTTCAGACCAATGGCTCTGACAGT GGAGCAGTGGAGAGGATTGTGGGCCTGGACCAGGTCTCATCCGGGGGTCTGGGCGAAGGGGCCGGGGCGGTAGCCTTTGGAGCAGCAGGCTTGAAGACCAAGAAGGGCATGTTTAGGACAGTGGGGCAGCTCTATAAGGAGTCGCTGACCAAGCTGATGGCAACACTGAGGAACACCAACCCCAACTTCCTGCGCTGCATCATCCCCAACCACGAGAAGAGG GCGGGAAAGCTGACCCCCCACCTGGTTCTGGATCAGCTCCGATGTAATGGGGTCCTGGAGGGCATCCGCATTTGCAGACAGGGTTTTCCGAACCGCATCCCATTCCAGGAATTCAGGCAGAG GTATGAGATCCTGACCCCCAACGCCATCCCGCGCACCTTCATGGACGGCAAGCAGGCCTGTGAGCTCATG ATCAGTGCCCTGGAACTGGACCAGAACCTTTTCAGGGTGGGTCAGAGCAAGGTGTTCTTCAGAGCTGGGGTTCTGGCCCACCTAGAGGAAGAGCGGGATCTGAAGATCACGGACACCATCATCCGCTTCCAGAGCGTGGCCAGAGGCTACCTAGCGAGGAG GGCGTTCCTAaaaaagcagcagcagctcAGTGCCCTGAGGGTCATGCAGAGGAACTGTGCTGCCTACCTCAAGCTGAGGAACTGGCAGTGGTGGCGACTCTTCACCAAG GTGAAGCCCCTCCTGCAGGTCACACGCCAGGATGAAGAGATCCAGGCTAAGGAGGCCGAGCTTCAGAAGGCGAAGGACAAACTGTCCAAAGTGGAGCAGGACTTTGGTGACCTGGAGAGGAAACATCAGCAG CTGATTGAGGAGAAGGCAGTGCTCGCAGACCAGCTCCAGGCAGAGGCGGAGCTCTTTGCGGAGGCAGAGGAGATGAGAGCGAGGCTGGCCAGTAGGAAACAGGAATTGGAGGAAGTGCTGGGTGAACTTGAGGGGCgcctggaggaggaggaggagaggggtgTACAGCTGACCAATGAGAAGAAGCGGCTGCAGCAGAACATTCAG GACCTGgaggagcagctggaggaggaagaggcagCCCgacagcgcctcctgctggagAAGGTAACGCTGGAGACAAAGGTGAAGAGTCTGGAGGCGGAGACCCTGAACCTCAGCGAGCATAGAGATCGGCTCAACAAG GAGAAAAAGCAGCTTGAGGAGCGACTGAGCGAAGTGACAGACCAGCTGACAGAAGAGGAAGAGAAAGTGAAGAGCCTGAACAAACTAAAGAACAAGCAGGAAGCGGTCATCGCCGATTTGGAGG AGCGGCTGAAGCGGGAGGAGCAGGGCCggatggagcaggagaagtGGAGGCGCAGGATGGAGAATGAGGCCGTGGAGGCGCAGGAGCAGCTATCTGAGCTGGGTCTCCTGTCGGCTGAGCTGAGGGGGAGTTTGACCCAGCGGGAAAAGGAGATCACTACCCTGCAGGGCCG GCTAGAGGAGGAGGGGGCCCGAcgggcagaggcacagagagccCTGCGGGAAGCCATGTCGCAGGTGTCAGAGCTCAAGGAAGAGGTGGAGAATGAGCGGGGGATGAGGGAGAGAGCAGAGAAACAGCGGCGCGACCtgggggaggagctggaggctCTGCGGACCGAGCTGGAGGACACACTGGACACCACGGCTGCCCAGCAGGAGCTGAG GTCCCGcagggaggcggagctggggGAGCTACAGCGCTGCCTGGAGGAGGAGACGCGGCGTCACGAGGCCCAGCTGTCCGAGCTGCGCGTGCGCCACTGTGCAGCCATCGACTCGCTGCAGGAACAGCTGGATAACAGCAAGCGG TCACGCCAGTCGCTGGAGAAGGCCAAGGCAGTcctggaggaggagaggagcagcCTGAGTGGGGAGCTGAAGACGCTGCAGGGCAGCAGGATGGAGAGTGAGCGGGGCAGGAAGAGGGCGGAGGGccagctgcaggagctgaacGCCCGGCTAGCGCAGAGCGAGCGGGAACGGGAGGAGCGGGAGGAGCGGCTACACAAGCTGCAG TCTGAAATAGAGTCGCTGTCCGCCTCTCTCTCCGCGTCTGAGTCCAAATCCCTGCGACTCAGTAAGGAGGTCAGCAGCCTGGAGAGCCAGCTCCACGACGCCCAG GAGCTCCTGCAGGATGAGACGCGGCAGAAGCTGGCCCTGGGCTCACGGGTGCGAGGGCTGGAGGAAGAGCGGGCCGGGCTGATGGAGAgagtggaggaggaagaggagcgaGTGAAGGAGCTGAACAGGCAGATCCAGACTCACACGCAGCAG CTGGCTGAGCTGCGTCGGCAACTAGATGAGGTGAACACGGCGGCGGAGGCAGGAGAGGAATGCCGGCGAAAGCTGCAGCGGGAGCTGGAGGGCGCATGCCAGCGGGAGCGGACGCGGGAGGAGGAGAAGGACCGGGCGGAGCGGCAACGGGAGCGTCTCCGTGAGGAGATTGAGGACATGACCGTGGCCCTGCAACGCGAGAGGCAGAACTGCACCATGCTGGAGAAGAGGCAGAAAAAGTTCGACCAG TGCCTGGCGGATGAGAAAGCCGTCAGCGCCCGGCTGGCTGAGGAGCGGGACCGAGCGGAGGCAGAGAACCGCGAGAAGGAGACGCGCACCCTGTCCCTGTCCCGCGCCCTGCAGGAGGCCACTGACCAGAAGGAGGAGCTGGAACGTGTCAATAAGCAGCTGAGGCTCGACATGGAGCAGCTCGTAAATGCCCAGGACGACGTGGGCAAGAAT GTCCATGAGCTGGAGCGGTCTCGTCGGAGCCTGGAAACGGAGGCGCAGTCCCTCCGAGTGCAGAcccaggagctggaggaggagcttgCCGAGGCAGAGAACTCGAGGCTGAGGCTGGAGGTGACACTGCAGGCCCTGAGGGCGCAGTTCGAGAGGGAGATCAGCAGCAAGGAGGAGAAGGgcgaggagaagaggagggcaCTTAGCAAGCAG GTCCGAGAGCTGGAGTCACAGCTGGAAGAGGAGCGCAGCCAGAGAGCGCAGGCTGTATCCGTCAAGAAGCAACTGGAGGCGGAGCTACAGGAGGCAGAGGCACAGGTGGAGGCGGCCACTCGCggcagggaggaggcgcagagGCAGCTGCGACGTTTGCAG ACCCAGATGAAGGATGTGCTGCGGGAACTTGACGAGACGAAGCTGGCCCGTGATGAGGTGGTCGCCCAATCTAAGGACAGCGAGAAGCGGCTGCAGGCCCTGGAGGCGGAGCTACTGCAGCTAacggag GAACTGGCCAACGCAGAGAGGATAAGGAGACAGGCTCAGCAGGAGCGGGACGAAATGGCTGATGAGATACTCAACAGCTCCACTGGAAA ATCCGCACTGTGTGATGAGAAGCGGAGGCTGGAAGTGAGAGTGAcccagctggaggaggagctggaggaagagcAGAGCAATGCGGAGATGCTGGCGGAACGGCACAGGAAGACTGTCCTCCAG gtggagACCCTGACAGTGCAGCTTGCCGGGGAGCGCACCCTGACGCAAAAGAGTGACAGCGCCCGGGAGCAGCTGGAGAGGCAGAACAAGGAGCTGAAAGTCCGACTGGGGGAGATGGAGGGAGCCTTGCGAGGAAAACACAGACTCAGTGTCGCCGCCCTGGAGGCCAAGATTGATGCCATGGaggagcagctggagcaggagagaCA GGAGCGGGCAGTTGCCAACAAGCTGGTGCGCAAGACCGAGAAGAAGTTGAAGGAGGTACTGATGCAGGTGGAGGATGAGCGGAGACATGCTGACCAGTACAAGGAGCAG CTGGAGAAGTCCATGGGCCGTCTCCGGCAGCTGAAGAGACAactggaggaggtggaggaggagaacTCACGCACCAATGCACAGCGACGCAAACTGCAGCGGGAGCTGGAGGAAATGACGGACAGCAGTCAGAGCATGACCAGGGAGATCGCAGCCCTGCGCAACCAACTCAG ACgcgcccccctccctctctccctgcgTGCTGCCCGTCGGCCGCTGGTGGACGACCTCTCCCTAGAGAACTCCGATTCTGAGGAgccccccgcctccccctccccatccaCCGGCCTCCCGGCCACACCTACGCCCTCTGAGCACAGCCTGGAGCCCCAGCTCCCGTATGGCCTGACAGAGTCGGAGTGA